In one Armatimonadota bacterium genomic region, the following are encoded:
- a CDS encoding OmpH family outer membrane protein codes for MNKNLSGLGWLVAGVMAMTMFASGFQAGQNKMAVVDMQRILSESKAGKKVRDDMTVQVNLRQGLLEFVNLNKVITPEQATKLESLTLKDSPTQADKDELEKLKTEIRNESKKFESLMQKPSLSDAERAEFNKLADLRRGSDALLNDWNQKFSQQLTNMQDDMLANVLKKARDAAQGVGKKDGYTVIFPTTVAVYASNDITDAAIKAVDESN; via the coding sequence ATGAACAAGAACTTATCAGGATTGGGCTGGCTAGTGGCGGGGGTCATGGCCATGACCATGTTCGCTTCCGGCTTCCAAGCGGGACAGAACAAAATGGCCGTCGTCGATATGCAGCGCATCCTGTCCGAATCCAAAGCCGGCAAAAAAGTGCGCGACGACATGACGGTCCAAGTCAACTTGCGCCAAGGACTGCTTGAGTTCGTGAACCTCAACAAGGTCATCACGCCCGAGCAAGCCACCAAGCTGGAATCGCTGACCCTCAAAGATTCCCCTACCCAAGCGGACAAAGATGAGCTCGAAAAGCTCAAGACAGAAATCCGGAACGAGAGTAAGAAATTTGAGAGCCTGATGCAAAAACCCTCTCTCTCCGACGCGGAAAGGGCCGAATTTAACAAGCTCGCCGACCTCCGCCGCGGTTCCGATGCCTTGTTGAACGACTGGAACCAAAAATTTTCCCAACAGCTGACCAACATGCAAGACGACATGCTTGCAAACGTGCTCAAAAAGGCCCGCGACGCGGCGCAAGGGGTCGGCAAAAAGGACGGATATACCGTGATCTTCCCGACCACGGTTGCAGTTTATGCTTCCAACGATATCACCGATGCGGCCATCAAAGCCGTGGATGAATCCAACTAA
- the lpxD gene encoding UDP-3-O-(3-hydroxymyristoyl)glucosamine N-acyltransferase, with translation MAESQRRYTLSQLAEMVGGEMVGPADLVIHRPVPADSDDDTGISFAENEKFLRTALDSGIAALLVPAETPSISKPCIRVAHPRMAFGIVLAAYERQRELLGIDPTARIHESAQIDPTAAIGPYAVVEADAQVGPQCRVMSHAVIGPGCRLGEACDVFPHAVLVQDVTLGRRCRIHPGAVIGSDGFGYFWNGKAQQKVPQAGGVILGDDVEVGANSCIDRATCGDTVIANGVKIDNLVQIGHNCRIGAHTVMASQVGISGSTVIGERNVFGGQAATSDHVTVGNDMVFGGRSGVMGDMDTPGQYFGTPPVPLSTAMRVLALQGRLPDLYKRMRELEKQIEELKGAAGL, from the coding sequence ATGGCTGAATCGCAACGCCGTTACACGTTGAGTCAACTTGCCGAGATGGTCGGCGGGGAGATGGTTGGCCCGGCCGACCTCGTGATCCACCGGCCGGTTCCGGCGGATTCTGATGACGACACCGGAATCTCGTTTGCAGAGAACGAAAAATTCCTGCGCACCGCCTTGGATTCTGGGATTGCGGCCCTCTTGGTTCCGGCTGAGACCCCATCGATTTCCAAACCATGCATCCGGGTCGCCCACCCCCGCATGGCATTTGGAATCGTGTTGGCCGCTTACGAACGCCAACGGGAACTCCTGGGAATCGACCCCACAGCGAGGATCCACGAGTCGGCCCAGATCGACCCCACGGCCGCGATCGGTCCCTATGCCGTCGTAGAGGCCGACGCCCAAGTCGGTCCGCAATGCCGGGTCATGTCCCACGCCGTCATCGGCCCCGGATGCCGGCTAGGCGAAGCCTGTGATGTGTTTCCGCATGCCGTGCTGGTGCAAGATGTCACCCTGGGCCGCCGCTGCCGAATCCATCCTGGCGCGGTAATCGGGTCGGACGGATTCGGATATTTTTGGAACGGCAAAGCTCAACAAAAAGTCCCGCAGGCGGGTGGCGTCATCCTGGGAGACGATGTGGAAGTCGGGGCCAATTCCTGTATCGACCGGGCGACTTGCGGGGATACGGTTATCGCCAACGGAGTCAAAATCGACAACTTGGTCCAGATCGGTCACAACTGCCGCATTGGCGCCCACACCGTCATGGCCAGCCAAGTTGGGATCAGCGGAAGCACAGTCATCGGCGAGCGCAATGTTTTTGGCGGCCAAGCCGCCACCAGCGACCACGTCACCGTTGGCAACGACATGGTTTTTGGGGGAAGATCCGGCGTGATGGGGGACATGGACACCCCCGGACAATATTTTGGGACTCCACCCGTGCCCCTTTCCACGGCCATGCGCGTCTTGGCCCTGCAGGGCAGGCTGCCCGACCTTTATAAGCGGATGAGGGAGCTGGAAAAGCAGATTGAGGAGCTGAAGGGTGCTGCGGGCCTATAA
- a CDS encoding UDP-3-O-acyl-N-acetylglucosamine deacetylase, protein MLRAYNRQTVSGTVRIEGPGLHSGASAAASIGPGDAGIRFREPDGDWVAAAPENVTDTSRCTRLGAISTIEHLMAAFAGLEVTDADVVVEGGELPAAAGCATPYVEAIRSAGLTGCGILEIEGPFARIFLQELPTKFAVGLGEGWWRSIYVRDGEFIGRQEFEVELNPESFANEVAPARTFVLESEIEVAKQYGLGQGLDGESCLAIGPLGYLNSARFPDEPARHKLLDCIGDMYLAGVPVAHLDVVAEYTGHKWNVEAARKLAAAVRINRT, encoded by the coding sequence GTGCTGCGGGCCTATAACCGGCAAACCGTATCCGGCACAGTCAGGATCGAAGGGCCGGGTCTGCATTCGGGAGCGTCAGCTGCCGCCAGCATCGGGCCGGGCGATGCAGGGATCCGATTCCGTGAACCGGACGGCGATTGGGTCGCGGCCGCACCAGAGAACGTCACCGACACATCCCGCTGCACGCGGCTCGGCGCGATTTCAACCATCGAGCACCTCATGGCTGCGTTTGCCGGGCTGGAGGTCACTGACGCCGATGTCGTCGTCGAGGGAGGGGAACTCCCTGCCGCCGCGGGCTGCGCAACTCCTTATGTCGAGGCAATCCGATCCGCTGGGTTGACGGGTTGCGGGATATTGGAAATCGAAGGGCCGTTTGCCCGGATCTTTTTGCAGGAACTCCCCACCAAGTTCGCCGTCGGGCTTGGCGAAGGGTGGTGGCGGAGCATCTACGTGAGGGATGGTGAGTTCATCGGCCGCCAAGAGTTTGAAGTCGAGCTCAATCCGGAGTCTTTTGCCAACGAAGTGGCCCCGGCGCGGACTTTTGTGCTCGAATCAGAAATTGAAGTCGCCAAACAATATGGTCTTGGCCAAGGGCTCGACGGAGAAAGTTGCCTCGCCATTGGACCGCTCGGCTACTTGAACTCCGCCCGGTTCCCAGACGAGCCGGCGCGGCACAAGCTGCTCGATTGCATCGGCGACATGTACCTTGCTGGAGTTCCGGTTGCCCATTTGGACGTTGTGGCCGAATACACCGGCCACAAATGGAATGTCGAAGCCGCTCGAAAGCTTGCCGCCGCCGTCCGGATCAATCGGACGTAA
- a CDS encoding pre-16S rRNA-processing nuclease YqgF: protein MALVRRDGMDHLHLDWHAIVPTVELPARAAELQGSHPFGLIVVGNGTRSRAVVDALREKMPSIGILVVDERDTTMIARERYWEHNPRRGWRKLLPATLQVPPEAIDDYAALVLAERVLTSD from the coding sequence ATGGCCCTTGTCCGCCGCGATGGGATGGATCATCTGCATTTGGATTGGCATGCGATCGTCCCGACCGTCGAACTGCCAGCCCGGGCCGCCGAATTGCAAGGCAGCCACCCATTCGGATTGATCGTGGTGGGCAACGGTACGCGGTCGCGTGCCGTTGTTGATGCCCTGCGTGAAAAAATGCCGAGCATCGGCATTTTGGTTGTGGATGAAAGGGACACCACGATGATCGCCCGCGAGCGCTATTGGGAGCATAACCCCCGTCGGGGCTGGAGAAAACTGCTCCCGGCCACTCTGCAGGTGCCACCGGAAGCCATTGACGACTACGCTGCCCTCGTCTTGGCCGAACGGGTGCTTACGTCCGATTGA
- a CDS encoding DUF3084 domain-containing protein, with translation MDAVPILFLLAMVLVGGLVAYYGDKIGMAIGKKKLKAWKLRPRQVASLVTFLAGALGTALTIGALFLLSQPVRSWITERKLTEEKLATTKADLSNAQLSVQETRNRLKSVEGERQALTTDIQKKNQELKDAQIEQMTLNSKNKDLDRKGKDLLKKFSRLTGELKSVNSELKTTQSEKVKVEEEIKKSLTQQGVLTNNNQAIQERNLELTKEALDLEKKAEALQKQISQINEEYNALIKASNEADAKFNSQLETYRQELKKAETELSKTLADLQRSRNAMEAAAQGETGANLKLKYTLNNALIFPIGAEVYRAVLPANMSLGDSLRAVEGFKRQLREAAREAGAKEDIDGRIADLLPDYTHPKPISPQDQWEALADGIAGHPVESLVVATAKLNSFEGDFVPIEIHVFENLKVYDQGDLVVSLQIDGRKSVPDIVAQIAAQIGKELPKTLSQKKMIPVVGSDQPYGSLDTDRIIAIALEIKEAGIPLRLQLMAAKETYRADRIQFTYRLRP, from the coding sequence ATGGATGCCGTCCCAATCCTCTTCTTGCTGGCAATGGTTTTGGTGGGCGGGCTTGTCGCGTATTACGGCGACAAGATCGGGATGGCCATCGGCAAAAAGAAGCTCAAAGCCTGGAAGCTTCGTCCCCGGCAAGTGGCCTCGCTGGTCACCTTTCTGGCTGGGGCATTGGGTACGGCCCTGACGATTGGCGCGCTGTTTTTGCTTTCCCAACCCGTGCGCAGTTGGATCACTGAGCGCAAACTCACCGAAGAAAAACTGGCCACAACCAAAGCCGACCTGAGCAATGCCCAACTCAGCGTCCAGGAAACCCGCAACCGGTTGAAATCGGTGGAAGGCGAACGCCAAGCGCTCACAACCGACATTCAAAAGAAGAACCAAGAGCTCAAGGATGCCCAGATCGAGCAAATGACCTTGAACTCGAAGAACAAAGACCTCGACCGCAAGGGGAAAGACCTGTTGAAAAAATTCTCGCGGCTCACCGGTGAATTGAAGTCCGTCAACTCCGAACTGAAGACCACGCAGTCGGAGAAGGTGAAAGTTGAGGAGGAAATCAAAAAGTCGCTCACTCAACAGGGCGTGCTCACCAACAACAACCAGGCGATTCAAGAACGGAACCTGGAACTGACCAAAGAAGCACTTGACTTGGAAAAAAAGGCCGAGGCTCTGCAAAAGCAGATCAGCCAAATCAACGAGGAATACAACGCCCTCATCAAGGCCAGCAATGAGGCCGACGCCAAATTCAACAGCCAGTTGGAAACCTATCGCCAAGAACTCAAGAAGGCCGAAACGGAATTGTCCAAGACTTTGGCCGACTTGCAACGCAGCCGGAATGCCATGGAAGCGGCGGCTCAAGGGGAGACCGGGGCGAACCTCAAGTTGAAATACACGCTCAACAATGCGCTGATTTTCCCGATCGGAGCCGAGGTTTACCGGGCGGTATTGCCGGCAAATATGAGCCTTGGCGATTCGTTGCGGGCCGTTGAAGGATTCAAGCGCCAGCTCCGGGAGGCCGCGCGCGAGGCGGGCGCAAAAGAAGACATCGATGGCCGGATCGCCGACCTATTGCCCGACTATACGCACCCGAAACCAATTTCCCCCCAAGACCAATGGGAGGCCTTAGCCGATGGCATTGCCGGGCATCCCGTCGAATCTCTGGTTGTCGCCACGGCCAAGCTCAATTCGTTTGAAGGCGATTTTGTCCCGATCGAAATCCACGTGTTCGAAAATCTCAAGGTTTACGATCAGGGTGATTTGGTCGTCTCTCTGCAAATCGACGGGCGGAAATCCGTCCCAGATATCGTCGCCCAGATCGCAGCCCAAATCGGCAAAGAGCTGCCAAAAACCCTCTCCCAAAAGAAAATGATCCCCGTTGTCGGGTCCGACCAGCCATATGGGTCGCTCGACACGGATCGCATCATTGCCATTGCTTTGGAGATCAAGGAAGCCGGGATCCCTTTGCGGCTGCAATTGATGGCGGCCAAGGAAACCTACCGGGCCGACCGGATCCAATTCACCTACCGGTTGCGGCCCTGA
- a CDS encoding LptF/LptG family permease codes for MKKIDRLIIGEIFGPWVFGVAIFTVLIMAGSFLFTFTRFLSLGIPLFLVIKLTALLLPGILAKTFSMAMLLGTLLAFGRLSGDSEIVALRAGGVSVVRIMAPVAAFGLMVSLLTYAFTDYVVPGASYQASAMRQTVEKSIDTSQKRPTSRPISEKGKLAGYVVAEDYSLADGTLTNAKILKLSPDGQVESVLEVPKLMFDTLDKWQIYGRSRLHFLNAGNRITVDVADGIWPEGTVRPTESPKDMSAGTEQDLDTRSSHEIRHILETTSDMDKATRINWEFGYWNKFSLPLAALIFGLVGAPLGIRNHRAGTATGFWLSVIIIFGYMLVTNALSIMAQGGAIPAWLASFGPVLVGGIVAIELIRRKNQQ; via the coding sequence ATGAAAAAGATTGACCGCCTGATCATCGGCGAAATTTTCGGCCCTTGGGTTTTCGGGGTTGCCATCTTCACCGTGCTCATCATGGCCGGTTCGTTCCTCTTCACGTTCACGCGGTTTTTGAGCTTGGGTATCCCCCTGTTCCTGGTGATCAAACTCACTGCGCTGCTTTTGCCTGGGATCTTGGCCAAAACGTTCAGCATGGCCATGTTGCTCGGCACCTTGCTGGCCTTTGGACGCCTGAGCGGAGATAGCGAAATCGTCGCCTTGCGGGCTGGCGGGGTGAGTGTGGTGCGCATCATGGCACCCGTTGCCGCCTTTGGGCTTATGGTCTCGCTGCTGACCTATGCCTTCACCGATTACGTGGTGCCGGGGGCCAGCTACCAAGCCTCGGCCATGCGACAGACGGTTGAAAAGAGCATCGACACCTCCCAAAAGCGCCCCACAAGCCGCCCGATTTCGGAAAAAGGGAAATTGGCCGGCTACGTGGTGGCGGAAGATTACAGCCTTGCTGACGGCACCCTGACAAACGCCAAGATCCTCAAGCTGAGCCCGGATGGTCAAGTTGAATCGGTATTGGAAGTTCCCAAACTGATGTTTGACACATTGGACAAATGGCAAATTTATGGCCGCTCCCGCCTGCATTTTTTGAATGCCGGCAACCGCATCACCGTTGACGTGGCCGATGGCATTTGGCCAGAAGGCACGGTCCGCCCGACAGAGAGCCCCAAAGACATGAGCGCTGGGACCGAACAAGACCTTGACACTCGCTCGTCCCACGAAATCCGTCATATCCTTGAAACCACCTCGGATATGGATAAGGCAACTCGCATCAACTGGGAGTTCGGTTATTGGAACAAGTTTTCCCTGCCTTTGGCCGCGTTGATTTTTGGCTTGGTCGGGGCCCCGCTCGGTATTCGCAATCACCGTGCAGGCACGGCGACCGGTTTCTGGTTGAGCGTGATCATCATTTTCGGCTACATGCTGGTTACGAATGCGCTGAGCATCATGGCTCAGGGCGGGGCGATCCCCGCGTGGCTGGCCAGTTTTGGTCCAGTCTTGGTGGGGGGTATTGTGGCGATTGAGCTGATCAGGAGGAAGAACCAGCAGTAA
- the lptB gene encoding LPS export ABC transporter ATP-binding protein, with the protein MQVSAHDLVKVYKRRRVVDGVSVEFTSGEIVGLLGPNGAGKTTTFYMITGLIRPNQGVVKLDGKPITRWPMHQRARAGIGYLAQESSVFRRLTVEDNIRLVLEARGLSRKIQDERIGQLSEELHITKIMSSFGGVLSGGERRRVEIARAMATEPHFILLDEPFTGIDPVTIEELQHIIARLAAKGIGILITDHNVEATLNITDRNYILVDGKIIATGDQSAIRANELVRKHYLGQGYDQIAKDRGPRPVRSHQDAPEEHEKD; encoded by the coding sequence ATGCAAGTTTCCGCCCACGATTTGGTCAAAGTCTATAAGCGCCGCCGTGTGGTGGACGGGGTCAGCGTGGAATTCACATCTGGCGAGATTGTCGGCCTTTTGGGCCCCAACGGGGCCGGAAAAACGACCACCTTCTATATGATCACGGGGTTGATCCGTCCCAACCAGGGGGTGGTCAAACTCGATGGCAAACCGATCACTCGATGGCCGATGCACCAACGGGCGCGCGCCGGAATCGGATACCTGGCCCAAGAATCCAGCGTTTTCCGGCGGTTGACGGTGGAAGACAACATTCGCCTGGTGCTGGAAGCCCGTGGCCTCAGCCGCAAAATCCAGGATGAGCGGATCGGACAACTCAGCGAAGAGCTGCACATCACCAAAATCATGTCGAGCTTTGGCGGTGTCCTTTCGGGCGGCGAACGCCGCCGGGTCGAGATCGCCCGGGCCATGGCGACCGAGCCCCATTTCATCCTGCTCGACGAACCGTTCACAGGGATTGACCCGGTGACCATCGAAGAACTGCAGCACATCATCGCCCGCTTGGCCGCAAAGGGCATTGGCATCCTGATCACCGACCACAACGTGGAAGCCACGCTCAACATCACGGACCGGAACTACATTTTGGTGGACGGCAAGATCATCGCGACTGGCGATCAATCCGCCATCCGCGCCAACGAGCTGGTCCGCAAACATTACTTAGGCCAAGGCTACGACCAGATCGCCAAAGACCGGGGGCCCCGGCCAGTTCGCTCCCACCAAGACGCCCCGGAAGAGCATGAAAAAGATTGA
- the lptC gene encoding LPS export ABC transporter periplasmic protein LptC — MSTLALSALVGCGARGRPPKPSAAVAGSAAKAKENAPRKVVQTGSVMLESANDDGTTAWKVHGESARAGLQEGAPSEFFLSNVTGDVYDGKKVVSTLAAEEAKAETASKKLVLSGQVSVTSTEQDIVLHADKVRWMEDRRLFAASGNVQIESPDFALGKMDEVWATPDLRRIGNPSKFK, encoded by the coding sequence GTGAGCACGTTGGCCCTGTCCGCATTGGTCGGATGCGGTGCCAGAGGTCGGCCTCCAAAGCCGAGCGCGGCCGTTGCTGGTTCTGCCGCCAAAGCCAAGGAAAACGCCCCACGCAAGGTCGTCCAAACGGGCAGCGTCATGCTGGAGAGCGCGAACGATGACGGCACAACCGCTTGGAAAGTGCACGGCGAATCGGCCCGAGCCGGGCTACAAGAAGGGGCGCCTTCCGAATTCTTCCTCAGCAATGTGACCGGCGACGTGTACGATGGCAAGAAAGTGGTCAGCACGCTTGCCGCAGAAGAAGCAAAGGCCGAAACGGCTTCCAAGAAGCTCGTGTTGAGCGGCCAAGTCTCGGTGACTTCGACCGAGCAAGACATCGTTCTGCATGCGGACAAAGTCCGCTGGATGGAAGACCGGCGTTTGTTTGCCGCTTCTGGGAACGTCCAAATCGAAAGCCCCGACTTTGCATTGGGGAAAATGGACGAGGTTTGGGCCACCCCGGATCTCCGCCGGATCGGAAACCCCTCGAAATTCAAATGA